CGTACGGCGCCGCGGCGGATGACGGACGGACGCAATCCGGCCTACCGCGACTGGCGCGAGGGCTACGACCCCGACGTGTGGCTCGACCGCGCCGTCAACGCCAGCCGTGCGGCCTCGTTCCCGCTCCTGGGACTCGATCCGATGCCCTGAAGAGCCCGATCCGTGACATTTGCGGAGCGGCTGTCCAGTCGACACGCCAGTACAGAGTTAACTTTTTGCCCAAGTCGTATCGCGCACCCCATCTGTCACACTACGCTCAGAGAAGGAAAGCGCATCGTCGTCGCTCCGGTGGGGAAGCCGGAGGCGCTGTTGCTTGAGAAAGTGCGGTGCCGAACATGGCCGAATCCAGCTCCGGTGACATCTCCGGAGTCACGTTCCTGACCGTGGCCGAGGTGGCCTCGGTGATGCGTGTGTCCAAGATGACCGTCTACCGACTGGTCCACAACGGCGAGCTGCCCGCGGTGCGGGTGGGGCGCTCCTTCCGGGTCCCCGAGGACGCGGTCAACGAGTACCTCCAGCGCAGCTTCTTCCAGACCGGCTGACCCCCGGCGCACGCCTCGACGGAGCCGACGACCGACCGTGGTCGTCGGCTCCGTCGCGTCCGGGCCCCCCGGCGCCCCGGGCCGGTGCGCACGGTCACGTGGGACGGATTCGGGATCGACGGCGCCGAGGGCTAGGCTGGGCCACTCGGCCGGGTCGGCAGTGCGGACCCGGCGTCTCACGTCGGAAAGGTTCGACCCTTGGGTTCCGTGGTCAAGAAGCGCCGCAAGCGCATGGCGAAGAAGAAGCACCGCAAGCTGCTGAAGAAGACGCGCGTCCAGCGTCGTCGTCTCGGCAAGTAGCCGCGACGCACCAGGGCCAGGACCGGGCCGGCCGGGTCCCTCGAGGACCGGTCGGACCAGGTCGCCAGCGACACGGGGACGGGGCAGGCATGGGGCGGATCGTTCTGGTCACCGGGGTCTCGCACGACCTCGGTGGTCTCGTCGCGCGCCGGATGGCGAGCGACCCGGAGGTCAGCAGGGTCATCGGCGTCGACGTCGTGCCGCCCCGCGGTGACCTCGGTGGCGTGCGCTTCGTGCGCGCCGACATCCGCAACCCCGTCATCGCCAAGGTGATCGCCGGCGAGGACGTCGACACCGTCGTCCACACCAGCGTCGTCTCCTCCCCGGCCGCGGTCGGGGGGCGTGGCTCCATGAAGGAGCACAACGTCATCGGGACGATGCAGCTGCTGGCCGCCTGCCAGCGCGCCCCCGGCCTGGAGCGACTGGTCGTGAAGTCGTCGGCCGCGGTCTACGGCTCCTCGAGCCGCGACCCCGCCATGTTCACCGAGGACATGGCGCCCAAGCGCATGCCCCGCTCGGGCTTCGCCAAGGACGTCCTCGAGGTCGAGGGCTACGTCCGCGGCTTCTCGCGCCGACGGCCCGACGTGACGGTGACGCTGCTGCGCAACGCGCACACGATCTCCTCGCGCGGCGGGTCGATCATGGTCGACTACTTCTCCATGAACCCGGTGCCGAAGGTGCTGGGGTTCGACGCCCGTCTCCAGCTGCTGCACTACGACGACCTCGTCGCGGTGCTCCACCACGCCACCCTCGCGGGCGTCCACGGCACCTTCAACGTCGCCGCCGACGGCGTGGTGATGATGAGCCAGGCGCTCCGCCGGCTCGGCCGCGTGTCGGTGCCGATGCCGCAGGTCGCGCTGAGCTCGCTGGGGTCGCTGATCCGCCAGACCCCGCTGACGGTGCCGCACTTCTCCGGTGAGCAGATCGACTACCTCGCCTTCGGGCGCGGGCTCGACACGACCCGGATGCGCCAGGTGCTCGGCTTCGAGCCGGTCTTCAGCACCGAGCAGGCGCTCAACGAGCTCTCCAGCAAGCTGGGCCCGGGTCTGCTCGAGACCCACCCGGTGGTCTCCCTGGAGCGGCTGGTCGCCGGCAGGGCCGGTGCGACCGGCGCGACCGGTGCGACCGCCTCGCTGGGACACGACGTCCGAGCCGACCGAAGGGACAGCGATGGCTGACGCCGAGATCATCCCCCTGGGCACCCGCGGCCGACCGGGTCGTGGCGTGGGCAAGGACAAGCCCTCGGCCAACTCCCGCAGCCTGGCCGGCGGCGCGCGCCGCGGCGGCCCGGCACCGCGCGAGGAGTCCGACGCGGCCTCCGACGCCGTCGAGCCCGCGGACGAGACGCCCGGCGAGCCGGACCTCGACCCCGCCTTCGCCCCGGCCGCGACCGGTGCGCCGAGCAGCGCGGGCGGGCGGACGCAGGCGTCGCTCCCCGACGAGGGGGCACCGACGCCCGGCGCCGTGGATCCCGCGACGCCGGAGGTCGGGGACGGCGTGACCGGGCTGTCGCAGCCGGCCGCGTCGCTCGAGGCTCCCGCACCGGCCCGGACCGAGCGGCGCCTGCCCGGACCGTCGGTGCCCGAGCTGCTGGCCGCGGCCACCAGCGCCGCCCAGCGGGTCTTCGGCGACGACGCCGACCGCAAGCTGGCGCAG
This DNA window, taken from Nocardioides sp. HDW12B, encodes the following:
- a CDS encoding helix-turn-helix domain-containing protein; this encodes MAESSSGDISGVTFLTVAEVASVMRVSKMTVYRLVHNGELPAVRVGRSFRVPEDAVNEYLQRSFFQTG
- a CDS encoding AURKAIP1/COX24 domain-containing protein, yielding MGSVVKKRRKRMAKKKHRKLLKKTRVQRRRLGK
- a CDS encoding NAD-dependent epimerase/dehydratase family protein, yielding MGRIVLVTGVSHDLGGLVARRMASDPEVSRVIGVDVVPPRGDLGGVRFVRADIRNPVIAKVIAGEDVDTVVHTSVVSSPAAVGGRGSMKEHNVIGTMQLLAACQRAPGLERLVVKSSAAVYGSSSRDPAMFTEDMAPKRMPRSGFAKDVLEVEGYVRGFSRRRPDVTVTLLRNAHTISSRGGSIMVDYFSMNPVPKVLGFDARLQLLHYDDLVAVLHHATLAGVHGTFNVAADGVVMMSQALRRLGRVSVPMPQVALSSLGSLIRQTPLTVPHFSGEQIDYLAFGRGLDTTRMRQVLGFEPVFSTEQALNELSSKLGPGLLETHPVVSLERLVAGRAGATGATGATASLGHDVRADRRDSDG